One Phoenix dactylifera cultivar Barhee BC4 chromosome 14, palm_55x_up_171113_PBpolish2nd_filt_p, whole genome shotgun sequence DNA window includes the following coding sequences:
- the LOC103706542 gene encoding transcription factor FER-LIKE IRON DEFICIENCY-INDUCED TRANSCRIPTION FACTOR — protein sequence MEAHQLFFTPQTLLMDSIPHDDLMNCNAFDATITSYEHVFDEFMLFGNGYDGDGLRSTVESVFGGEGEGTSGFGLRIDAVEGSPDDYLPADGIASASPEEKQGDGSNSSGGATNAAKSRRDRSKTLISERRRRGRMKEKLYELRSLVPNITKMDKASIIADAVMYVQNLQRQAKKLVEEITLLESSSKVDIVSRIPFENTMNVSQVDQGRSGLSGGKVLRLIALEAGEGRFYVRLECSKGEGVSSALYSAVESLGCFDLESSNISIASEIYVLTLTLNVRGFVEEMNVSTVKLWVMGAILKEGFEFEMTAIF from the exons ATGGAGGCGCACCAACTATTCTTCACACCACAAACACTCCTCATGGACTCCATCCCTCATGATGATCTCATGAACTGCAATGCCTTTGACGCAACCATCACAAGCTACGAGCACGTCTTCGATGAATTCATGCTCTTCGGAAATGGTTACGATGGCGATGGGCTGCGTTCGACGGTCGAGAGCGTGTTCGGCGGCGAAGGCGAAGGTACTTCTGGCTTTGGCCTGCGCATCGATGCAGTCGAGGGCTCTCCCGATGATTACTTGCCGGCGGACGGCATTGCATCTGCGAGTCCTGAGGAGAAGCAAGGTGATGGCAGCAATTCCTCTGGGGGGGCAACAAATGCGGCGAAGTCGAGGAGAGATCGTTCAAAGACTCTGATCTCCGAGAGGAGGCGGCGCGGTCGGATGAAGGAGAAGCTCTATGAACTGCGGTCCTTGGTTCCTAACATAACTAAG ATGGACAAGGCCTCCATTATTGCTGATGCAGTCATGTATGTGCAAAATCTTCAAAGGCAAGCAAAGAAGCTAGTAGAGGAAATCACTCTGCTTGAATCCTCCTCGAAAGTAGATATTGTGTCGCGAATTCCTTTCGAAAACACTATGAATGTTTCACAAGTTGATCAGGGGAGAAGTGGTCTATCCGGCGGAAAAGTTTTGAGATTGATAGCTCTTGAAGCAGGGGAAGGAAGATTCTATGTGAGGTTGGAGTGCAGCAAAGGTGAAGGTGTTTCATCAGCCCTCTACTCTGCGGTCGAGTCTCTTGGGTGCTTCGATTTAGAGAGCTCTAACATCTCCATTGCCTCTGAAATATACGTGTTAACACTAACACTGAAT GTTAGAGGATTTGTGGAGGAGATGAATGTGTCAACTGTGAAGCTGTGGGTAATGGGGGCAATTCTTAAGGAGGGATTTGAGTTCGAGATGACTGcgatattttag
- the LOC103706512 gene encoding SWI/SNF complex component SNF12 homolog, with amino-acid sequence MASNSNNQSRAIGGPSPLGNPGMASPATNQPSHLRPPSLPQASGGSPFQGLFQTPPQSQVHSPFQVQLGSQAQNAMLAAVGASSPSFSTPGMSATKRPPQKPPTRPPAPAPAVATPSFKSAELTPAARRKKRKLPEKQLPDRVAALLPESALYTQLLEFEARVDAALSRKKIDIQEALKNPPSMQRTLRVYVFNTFANQTRTIPEPKNAEPPSWSLKIIGRILEDGVDPDPVSGLPKPNPMYPKFSSFFKRVTIALDPMLYPENPTIIWENSRSPAPHEGFEVKRKGDKEFTASIRLEMNYNPEKYKLSPMLMEVLGIEVDTRARIIAGIWQYVKAKKLQNPSDPSYFTCDPPLKKVFGEDKMKFAMVSQKISQHLSPPQPIHLEHKIRLSGNGAVGNACYDVLVDVPFPLQKEMSTFLANTEKHKEIEACDEVICASIKKIHEHRRRRAFFLGFSQSPVEFINTLIASQSRDLKLVAGEAGRNAERERRSDFYNQPWVEDAVIRYLNRKPAGGNDAPGST; translated from the exons ATGGCGTCCAACAGCAATAACCAATCGAGGGCAATCGGGGGCCCTTCGCCCCTGGGGAATCCCGGAATGGCCTCGCCGGCGACCAACCAGCCCTCCCATCTCCGCCCTCCTTCGCTGCCTCAGGCGTCGGGTGGTTCCCCTTTCCAAGGCCTTTTCCAGACACCGCCCCAGTCCCAGGTCCACTCACCGTTCCAGGTCCAGCTCGGCTCCCAGGCCCAGAACGCCATGCTCGCCGCCGTCGGAGCCTCTTCCCCTTCCTTCTCCACCCCCGGCATGTCGGCCACCAAAAGGCCCCCGCAGAAACCCCCCACTCGCCCCCCGGCGCCTGCCCCTGCTGTTGCTACTCCTAGCTTCAAGTCTGCCGAGCTGACCCCAGCTGCCCGGAGGAAGAAGCGGAAGCTTCCGGAGAAGCAGCTGCCGGACCGGGTTGCTGCCCTCTTGCCTGAATCCGCCCTCTATACCCAGTTGCTTGAATTCGAAGCCCGGGTTGATGCAGCCCTTTCAAGGAAGAAGATTGACATCCAGGAAGCCTTAAAAAACCCTCCTTCCATGCAAAGGACCCTCAGGGTTTATGTCTTCAATACCTTTGCCAACCAGACGCGCACAATTCCGGAGCCAAAGAATGCCGAGCCTCCCTCGTGGTCACTCAAGATCATTGGTAGGATACTAGAGGATGGCGTGGATCCAGACCCTGTCAGTGGACTGCCTAAGCCCAATCCTATGTACCCCAAGTTCTCGTCTTTCTTTAAGAGGGTCACCATTGCTCTGGACCCGATGCTGTACCCGGAAAATCCGACGATCATATGGGAGAACTCACGCTCACCAGCACCACATGAGGGCTTTGAGGTCAAGCGGAAGGGAGATAAGGAGTTCACTGCCAGTATAAGGCTTGAGATGAATTATAACCCTGAGAAGTATAAACTGTCGCCTATGTTGATGGAGGTTCTTGGGATTGAGGTTGATACAAGAGCCAGAATTATAGCTGGGATATGGCAGTATGTCAAGGCAAAGAAGTTGCAGAACCCCAGTGATCCGTCCTATTTCACTTGTGACCCACCTTTGAAGAAGGTGTTTGGAGAAGACAAGATGAAGTTTGCCATGGTGTCACAGAAGATATCGCAGCATTTGTCTCCTCCACAACCAATCCATCTGGAACATAAGATCAGGCTTTCAGGGAATGGTGCAGTGGGCAATGCATGCTATGATGTGCTGGTAGACGTTCCTTTCCCCCTGCAGAAAGAAATGTCGACCTTCCTTGCCAACACAGAAAAACACAAAGAAATTGAGGCCTGTGATGAAGTTATTTGTGCTTCTATTAAGAAAATTCATGAGCACCGTAGGAGGAGGGCATTCTTTCTTGGGTTCAGTCAGTCTCCTGTGGAGTTTATAAATACTTTGATTGCTTCTCAGAGTAGGGACTTGAAGCTTGTTGCTGGGGAAGCAGGTCGTAATGCTGAAAGGGAACGTCGTTCTGATTTCTATAACCAACCATG GGTTGAAGATGCTGTCATACGCTATCTGAATCGCAAGCCAGCAGGCGGCAATGATGCTCCTGGTAGCACATGA